A DNA window from Vicinamibacterales bacterium contains the following coding sequences:
- the hemG gene encoding protoporphyrinogen oxidase produces the protein MRAPRVVVVGAGVSGLACAATLQAEAERRRMPLALTVVDASDAPGGHARTVARDGFLIERGPNGFLARDRETPALVELAGLTSRLVEANPASRKRFIVRDRRLCAVPDSPGAFVTSPALSWKGKLRLLAEPWASGPPASEETVYQFATRRIGAEAAEMLVDAAVSGISAGDSRALSVSAQFPMMTDMEREHGGLVRAMIARRSRRQGPSRLLSFDGGMGLLTGTLARRLGTSLRLLCPVRAVTRSADEWVLQLPEGATIVADHVVLATPARVSALLTGDLDTALAATLQDIPYSSLAVVALAYPTDALPRPLDGYGYLVTRPEGLATLGVLWESSIFPGRAPEGAALLRVFLGGARRPEVARLDEPTLVTMARDELAAVLGPLPEPTQSLTVRWPEAIAQYTLGHAGRVLRAAERLRAMPGLHVCGASYHGVSFSQAIASGRAVARLVETGLWAGHQSLASLAV, from the coding sequence ATGAGGGCGCCGCGGGTCGTCGTGGTCGGCGCCGGGGTGTCGGGACTGGCGTGCGCCGCCACGCTCCAGGCCGAGGCGGAGCGGCGGCGGATGCCGCTGGCGCTCACGGTGGTGGACGCGAGCGACGCTCCGGGCGGACATGCGCGCACGGTCGCGCGCGACGGCTTCCTCATCGAGCGCGGCCCGAACGGGTTCCTCGCCCGCGACCGCGAGACCCCGGCCCTCGTCGAGCTGGCGGGGCTCACGAGCCGACTCGTGGAGGCCAACCCGGCCTCGCGGAAGCGCTTCATCGTCCGCGATCGTCGCCTCTGTGCGGTGCCGGACTCGCCCGGTGCCTTCGTCACATCGCCCGCCCTGTCATGGAAGGGCAAGCTGCGGCTGCTGGCCGAGCCGTGGGCATCAGGGCCGCCGGCGTCAGAGGAGACCGTGTACCAGTTCGCCACGCGGCGCATCGGCGCGGAAGCCGCGGAGATGCTGGTGGACGCGGCCGTCTCCGGTATCTCCGCTGGCGACAGCCGGGCGCTGTCGGTCTCGGCGCAGTTCCCGATGATGACGGACATGGAGCGCGAACACGGCGGGCTCGTCCGCGCCATGATCGCGCGCCGCTCGCGGCGCCAGGGCCCCTCGCGCCTCCTGTCGTTCGACGGCGGCATGGGCCTGCTCACGGGCACGCTGGCGCGGCGTCTGGGAACGTCCCTGCGGCTGTTGTGCCCCGTGCGCGCCGTGACCCGGAGCGCGGACGAGTGGGTCCTGCAGCTCCCGGAAGGGGCGACGATCGTCGCCGATCACGTCGTGCTGGCGACGCCGGCGCGCGTGTCGGCGCTCCTGACCGGCGACCTCGACACCGCCCTGGCCGCGACCCTGCAGGACATCCCGTACTCGAGCCTCGCGGTGGTGGCACTGGCATACCCGACCGACGCGCTCCCGAGGCCGCTCGACGGCTACGGCTACCTCGTCACCCGGCCCGAGGGACTGGCGACACTCGGCGTGCTCTGGGAGTCGTCGATCTTCCCCGGCCGGGCGCCGGAGGGCGCCGCCCTGCTGCGCGTGTTCCTGGGCGGCGCACGCCGGCCCGAGGTGGCGCGCCTGGACGAGCCGACGCTCGTGACGATGGCTCGGGACGAACTGGCCGCGGTGCTGGGCCCCCTGCCCGAGCCGACCCAGTCGCTCACCGTCCGCTGGCCCGAGGCCATCGCGCAGTACACCCTGGGACATGCCGGCCGCGTGCTGCGGGCCGCCGAGCGCCTGCGGGCGATGCCGGGTCTCCACGTCTGTGGCGCGTCGTACCACGGCGTGTCGTTCAGCCAGGCGATTGCGAGCGGACGGGCGGTCGCGCGGCTGGTCGAGACCGGCCTCTGGGCCGGCCACCAGTCGCTGGCGTCCCTGGCGGTGTGA
- a CDS encoding ferrochelatase, protein MSRRRHVVLATYGEPQAPAFVDQLTYSWRILLGLTRKVDAIPRPLLPVIAVARAVGRRRTWREESYESPLEPITERKARALAERLRARAGDVDWQVRVAYEYRRPLVGEVVGLLPPGEPTVVVPLYAADSAFTHQLSRDAVAGRPGKVAVLDPLAPSVLGAISADHVTALTADPAWHGPGVALVLAAHGTVLDPPKPIDTGREATEALCAEIAARLAPRFGLVVNGWLNHTRGGRWTEPPVDQALAEVVRAGFTRVVYFPYGFLGDNAESQLEGRVALRQTPLEALHLPCLNDAPTLIDVLARQVLDGIAQA, encoded by the coding sequence ATGTCCCGCCGGCGCCACGTCGTCCTCGCCACCTACGGCGAGCCGCAGGCGCCCGCCTTCGTCGATCAGCTCACGTACTCGTGGCGCATCCTGCTGGGCCTCACGCGGAAGGTGGACGCCATCCCCCGCCCGCTGCTGCCCGTCATCGCCGTGGCGCGGGCGGTGGGCCGCCGTCGGACGTGGCGCGAGGAGTCGTACGAATCCCCGCTCGAGCCCATCACCGAGCGGAAGGCGCGGGCGCTCGCCGAGCGCCTCCGCGCCAGAGCGGGCGACGTGGACTGGCAGGTGCGGGTGGCCTACGAATACCGCCGGCCGCTGGTCGGCGAGGTGGTGGGCCTCCTCCCGCCCGGCGAGCCCACCGTGGTGGTGCCGCTGTATGCGGCCGATTCGGCGTTCACGCACCAGCTGTCCCGCGACGCGGTCGCCGGGCGGCCCGGCAAGGTCGCGGTGCTCGATCCGCTGGCGCCGTCGGTGCTCGGCGCGATCTCGGCCGACCACGTCACGGCGCTGACGGCCGACCCGGCGTGGCACGGACCCGGCGTCGCGCTCGTTCTCGCCGCGCACGGCACGGTGCTCGATCCGCCCAAGCCGATCGACACGGGCCGCGAGGCGACCGAGGCGCTCTGCGCGGAGATCGCCGCGCGCCTCGCGCCGCGCTTCGGTCTGGTCGTGAACGGCTGGCTGAACCACACGAGGGGCGGCCGGTGGACCGAGCCGCCGGTCGACCAGGCGCTCGCCGAGGTCGTGCGTGCCGGCTTCACGCGCGTCGTCTACTTTCCGTATGGCTTCCTGGGAGACAACGCCGAAAGCCAGCTCGAGGGTCGCGTGGCCCTCAGGCAGACGCCGCTCGAGGCGCTGCACCTGCCCTGCCTGAACGACGCGCCGACGCTCATCGACGTGCTGGCGCGCCAGGTGCTCGACGGCATCGCGCAGGCGTAG
- a CDS encoding UvrD-helicase domain-containing protein, which yields MPDQLDFGFDDQAAPPPDGALARDRDAREHAVNPAEHVALEASAGTGKTRVLVDRYVNLLRAGVEPRHILAITFTRKAAAEMRARVLTELTRMAEAGTMPPEVWTHLRGRLGEIAISTIDAFCLSLLGEFPLEADVDPGFGVADETETPRLMDEALDRALRIGRAQSARDPDVAWLFARLGEGRLRGALVRLLDRRLVALGVLDRFLQRAPHHLTSADVVARTVARLGDLLGGGRLSRFIATGPDAGDFRLLADTLAGVLDPAAAPDAGLVADALDRLQAYCCTKGGTPRKRLAHVKAAFPSPAAYQAHGPLVAEFGSAVPGLVDAHRREANVVLARGLRWLAALAIEQYRRTLDDHAMVDFTDALARALALLEQMEEFSQSRYRLEARYQHVLVDELQDTSRAQWALVELLVRAWGAGAGVSHEGPVPPSLFVVGDRKQSIYGFRDAEVGVLDEAARLIGRLRPGREARRAIVQSFRAVPALQQFVNDVCDEVEKRADRTDAFRYSDIDRFPVADADPRQRPVGLIVGPDTASCARTTAREIQRMLAAGETVRDRDTGVPRQVAPGDIAILFRSRDSHREYERELEAVGVPYYVYKGLGFFDADEVKDVLALIGFLAEPASDRHAAAFLRSRFVRVSDAALATLAPGLAAALTADEPPVVLDALDPEDRRVVTLARRSARTWVSRADRWPPADLVDAVLHDSAYAAELRGAGHAQARENLKKLRGLVRRLQNRGYATLGRIAGRLSQLMAGDESNAIVDAADAVNLMTVHAAKGLEFPVVFVVNLARGAGGRGDAVDVVARAAADGGDEELVSIDALVAEARQEIEAREREETKRLVYVALTRARDRLYLSTTLSRQGAFTPAGTALGHVLPATLGMVFPLAAAGGPWVDWVAASGRTHVCRVVALEEAPAIARPGPAPVGAGDDFGPLTIGAPPPLAASEVARVETGPSAASGPARDRDRARALGELVHAAVAGGALAAAPEVRLGLVERLGGAAGPDLIAAASAALDHAVIREDVRELMSQTDVRHEVPVSWTDDAGRTVRAVLDAVVRHGDGRLTVVEFKTGAARASDERQLAAYVEGVRRLVPAAQVAGQVIRIDV from the coding sequence ATGCCTGACCAGCTGGACTTCGGGTTCGACGACCAGGCCGCGCCGCCGCCGGACGGCGCGCTGGCGCGCGACCGCGACGCGCGCGAGCATGCCGTGAACCCGGCCGAGCACGTCGCCCTCGAAGCCTCGGCCGGTACCGGCAAGACCCGCGTGCTCGTCGATCGCTACGTCAACCTGCTGCGGGCCGGCGTCGAGCCCCGGCACATCCTGGCGATCACGTTCACCAGGAAGGCGGCCGCCGAGATGCGCGCGCGCGTGCTGACCGAACTCACGCGGATGGCCGAGGCCGGGACCATGCCGCCAGAGGTCTGGACGCACCTGCGCGGCCGGCTGGGCGAGATCGCCATCTCCACGATCGACGCCTTCTGCCTGTCGCTGCTCGGAGAGTTCCCGCTCGAAGCGGACGTCGACCCCGGGTTCGGCGTGGCCGACGAGACCGAGACGCCCCGGCTGATGGACGAGGCCCTCGACCGCGCGCTCCGCATCGGCCGCGCCCAGAGCGCGCGCGATCCCGACGTGGCGTGGCTCTTCGCGCGCCTCGGCGAGGGACGCCTGCGCGGCGCCCTCGTGCGCCTCCTCGACCGCCGCCTCGTCGCCCTCGGCGTGCTCGACCGCTTCCTCCAGCGGGCGCCGCACCACCTGACGTCGGCCGACGTCGTGGCCCGCACCGTGGCGCGGCTCGGCGATCTGCTGGGCGGCGGCCGCCTCTCGCGCTTCATCGCGACCGGCCCCGACGCCGGCGACTTCCGGCTCTTGGCCGATACGCTGGCGGGTGTCCTGGACCCGGCGGCCGCGCCCGACGCCGGCCTGGTGGCCGACGCGCTCGATCGCCTGCAGGCCTACTGCTGCACGAAGGGCGGCACGCCCCGCAAGCGCCTGGCGCACGTGAAGGCCGCCTTCCCGTCGCCGGCGGCCTACCAGGCTCACGGCCCGCTCGTCGCCGAGTTCGGCAGCGCGGTTCCCGGCCTGGTCGACGCCCACCGGCGCGAGGCCAACGTCGTGCTCGCGCGCGGCCTCCGCTGGCTGGCGGCCCTGGCCATCGAGCAGTACCGGCGCACGCTGGACGACCACGCCATGGTGGACTTCACCGACGCGCTGGCGCGGGCGCTGGCGCTCCTCGAACAGATGGAGGAGTTCTCCCAGAGCCGGTATCGCCTCGAGGCGCGCTACCAGCACGTGCTCGTCGACGAACTCCAGGACACGAGCCGCGCACAGTGGGCGCTGGTCGAACTGCTCGTGCGCGCGTGGGGCGCCGGCGCGGGCGTCTCGCACGAGGGCCCGGTGCCGCCATCGCTGTTCGTGGTGGGCGATCGGAAGCAGTCCATCTACGGCTTCCGGGACGCCGAGGTCGGCGTGCTCGACGAGGCCGCCCGCCTCATCGGACGGCTGCGGCCCGGACGGGAGGCCCGGCGGGCCATCGTGCAGAGCTTCCGCGCGGTCCCCGCGCTGCAGCAGTTCGTGAACGACGTCTGCGACGAGGTCGAGAAGCGTGCCGATCGGACCGATGCCTTCCGCTACTCCGACATCGACCGCTTCCCCGTGGCCGACGCCGATCCGCGACAGCGGCCCGTCGGCCTCATCGTCGGTCCCGACACGGCGTCGTGCGCGAGGACCACGGCCCGGGAGATCCAGCGGATGCTCGCGGCCGGCGAGACCGTGCGCGATCGCGACACGGGCGTCCCGCGTCAGGTGGCGCCCGGCGACATCGCGATCCTGTTCCGCTCGCGCGACAGCCACCGCGAGTACGAACGCGAGCTCGAGGCGGTCGGCGTGCCGTACTACGTCTACAAGGGCCTCGGGTTCTTCGACGCCGACGAGGTGAAGGACGTCCTCGCGCTCATCGGGTTCCTGGCCGAGCCCGCCTCCGATCGTCACGCGGCGGCCTTCCTGCGCTCGCGCTTCGTGCGGGTGTCCGACGCGGCGCTGGCGACGCTGGCGCCGGGCCTCGCCGCGGCGCTCACCGCCGACGAGCCGCCCGTCGTACTCGACGCGCTCGATCCCGAAGACCGGCGGGTGGTCACCCTGGCCCGGCGGTCGGCACGCACCTGGGTGTCGCGCGCGGACCGCTGGCCGCCGGCGGACCTGGTGGACGCGGTGCTGCACGACAGCGCGTACGCGGCGGAACTGCGCGGCGCGGGACACGCGCAGGCGCGCGAGAACCTGAAGAAGCTCCGCGGGTTGGTGCGGCGGCTGCAGAACCGCGGCTACGCGACGCTCGGGCGCATCGCCGGCCGGCTCTCGCAGCTGATGGCGGGCGACGAGTCCAACGCGATCGTGGACGCCGCCGACGCCGTGAACCTGATGACCGTGCACGCCGCCAAGGGCCTGGAGTTCCCGGTGGTGTTCGTGGTGAACCTGGCGCGCGGCGCCGGCGGGCGCGGCGACGCGGTGGACGTCGTCGCGAGAGCCGCCGCCGACGGCGGCGACGAGGAGCTCGTCTCGATCGACGCGCTCGTCGCCGAGGCGCGCCAGGAGATCGAGGCGCGCGAACGCGAGGAGACCAAGCGTCTGGTGTACGTGGCGCTGACGCGCGCACGCGACCGGCTGTACCTGTCCACCACGCTCTCGCGGCAGGGCGCCTTCACGCCCGCCGGCACGGCCCTCGGCCACGTGCTGCCGGCGACGCTCGGCATGGTCTTCCCGCTCGCGGCCGCCGGCGGGCCGTGGGTGGACTGGGTGGCCGCCTCCGGACGGACGCACGTGTGCCGCGTCGTGGCGCTCGAGGAGGCGCCCGCGATCGCGAGGCCCGGACCCGCGCCGGTCGGCGCCGGTGACGACTTCGGGCCGCTGACGATCGGCGCGCCGCCGCCGCTGGCCGCGAGCGAGGTCGCCCGCGTGGAGACCGGGCCGTCCGCCGCGTCAGGCCCGGCGCGCGATCGCGATCGGGCCCGCGCGCTGGGTGAGCTCGTGCACGCGGCCGTCGCGGGCGGGGCGCTCGCGGCGGCTCCGGAGGTCCGCCTCGGCCTCGTGGAGCGGCTGGGCGGAGCGGCCGGCCCGGATCTGATCGCGGCCGCCAGCGCCGCCCTCGACCACGCGGTCATCCGGGAGGACGTCCGGGAACTCATGAGCCAGACGGATGTCCGTCATGAGGTGCCCGTGTCCTGGACGGATGACGCCGGGCGGACCGTGCGGGCCGTGCTGGACGCGGTGGTCCGCCACGGCGACGGGCGCCTCACGGTGGTGGAGTTCAAGACCGGGGCCGCGCGCGCCTCGGACGAGCGCCAGCTGGCCGCGTACGTCGAGGGGGTGCGACGCCTGGTGCCGGCGGCGCAGGTCGCCGGGCAGGTCATCCGGATCGATGTATGA
- a CDS encoding PD-(D/E)XK nuclease family protein, with translation MTPRRSCLHRAADLESFRRAVAGLVAEAQPFAARDMVVVVPTRAAAAELRRTLEQLAWRDGVPALCLPDIGTRADLLDALAGRLSHPPDRLSPFDREVLLARAGRAAAAGGTPPPFALRPGLVAEMLALYDTLRRQLRTVARFEEFLGDELAGSDDRGAIRMLAETRFLAEAFRGYEAGAAASGRLDEHALRERLLSDEAPRPVRRVIVTVTDRVSDPAGLWPSDLDLLTRVPGVTHLDLVATEGVLGAGWLERIHRELPGIDERVVPSIEIGRPTCLVPSADEWVFVSRDREEELAALARRLKAERRAGRLQPTARIAVVVRRPLPYLYLARDVLGRAGIPYETRDTLPLAAEPFAAALDLVFEWVATGFARASTVALLRSPHFHFEADGRPVAGADVDALDRALGDARFLGDADRLAGLVEAWSALPDRRRHEHARRALPAARAAAAAAVALKPLADERPVAAHIATLDDFLAAHLQGLDTDDPLHEREDRVRAAVIGACRALAAAYAAFDPEARLDMATVAASVRRWLGSQTFAPATGDGGVHLVDAATAPYGLYDEVQIVGLVDGDWPERERRSIFYPPFLLHALGWPDERQRLEGARAAFLDLLALARDRFALSTIRLEDDAVVEPSAFLHEVRALAPPRQVAADGGPVRIFPWEALALEPPVPEAFEGEAREWAALRLSRTPAADPRFHGESGPWLLPRISVSRLERYLDCPFKFYASQVLGLAEPPADEDGPTPLERGLFLHELFERFFAAWKAAGHGAITVETLDDARRLFGEVAGRALDTLPEGEAAIERLRLFGTPGAPGIARRVLTMDVERGGAVVDRLLEYAIEGAFTFEAADGRARTLTLRGKVDRIDLLGDGTFHLIDYKTRGVPDPKRALQLPIYSVCVAARLQGHAGRGWQPGDARYLSYEGPEAVVPLTKKPSELPARLVEAQGRLLDVLDDIGAGHFPPRPVERSLCGYCAFAAVCRKDYVGEPAPPAPEPDAPGEAGDA, from the coding sequence GTGACGCCGCGCCGGTCGTGCCTGCACCGCGCAGCGGACCTGGAAAGCTTCCGCCGCGCCGTGGCCGGCCTCGTCGCGGAGGCGCAGCCCTTCGCCGCGCGCGACATGGTCGTCGTCGTGCCGACGCGGGCGGCGGCCGCCGAACTTCGCCGCACGCTCGAGCAGCTGGCCTGGCGCGACGGCGTGCCGGCCCTGTGCCTGCCCGACATCGGCACCCGCGCCGATCTCCTCGACGCGCTGGCCGGCCGCCTGTCGCACCCGCCCGACCGTCTGAGCCCGTTCGACCGAGAAGTGCTGCTGGCCCGCGCGGGCCGCGCCGCCGCGGCTGGCGGCACGCCGCCGCCGTTCGCGCTCCGGCCCGGCCTCGTGGCCGAGATGCTGGCGCTCTACGACACGCTCCGCCGCCAGCTCCGCACGGTCGCTCGCTTCGAGGAGTTCCTGGGGGATGAACTGGCCGGGTCCGACGACCGCGGGGCCATCAGGATGCTGGCCGAGACGCGGTTCCTGGCCGAGGCGTTTCGCGGCTACGAGGCGGGCGCCGCCGCGAGCGGCCGCCTGGACGAGCACGCGCTGCGGGAGCGGTTGCTCAGCGACGAGGCGCCCCGTCCCGTGCGCCGCGTGATCGTCACGGTGACCGACCGCGTCTCCGATCCCGCGGGCCTGTGGCCATCGGACCTCGACCTCCTGACGCGCGTGCCCGGTGTGACCCATCTCGACCTGGTCGCCACCGAGGGCGTGCTCGGGGCGGGATGGCTCGAGCGCATCCACCGGGAGCTGCCGGGCATCGACGAGCGCGTGGTGCCCTCCATCGAGATCGGGCGTCCGACCTGCCTCGTGCCGTCGGCCGACGAGTGGGTGTTCGTGAGCCGCGACCGCGAAGAGGAGCTGGCGGCGCTGGCCCGACGCCTGAAGGCGGAACGCCGGGCCGGCCGCCTGCAGCCCACCGCCCGGATCGCCGTCGTGGTGCGGCGGCCGCTGCCGTATCTCTACCTCGCGCGCGACGTGCTGGGCCGCGCCGGGATCCCGTACGAGACGCGCGACACGCTGCCGCTCGCGGCCGAGCCGTTCGCCGCGGCGCTCGACCTGGTGTTCGAGTGGGTGGCCACCGGCTTCGCGCGGGCGTCGACGGTCGCGCTGCTGAGGTCGCCGCACTTCCACTTCGAGGCGGACGGCCGTCCGGTGGCGGGCGCCGACGTGGACGCGCTCGATCGCGCGCTGGGCGACGCGCGGTTTCTGGGCGACGCGGATCGGCTGGCCGGACTGGTGGAGGCGTGGTCCGCGCTGCCCGATCGCCGGCGTCACGAGCACGCCCGGCGCGCCCTGCCCGCGGCGCGGGCGGCCGCCGCGGCCGCCGTCGCGCTGAAGCCCCTGGCGGACGAGCGCCCCGTGGCGGCGCACATCGCCACCCTGGACGACTTCCTGGCCGCGCACCTCCAGGGACTGGACACCGACGATCCGCTGCACGAGCGGGAGGACCGCGTGCGGGCCGCCGTCATCGGGGCCTGCCGTGCGCTGGCGGCGGCCTACGCCGCCTTCGACCCAGAAGCCCGGCTGGACATGGCGACGGTCGCGGCCTCCGTCCGCCGGTGGCTGGGGTCGCAGACCTTCGCGCCAGCGACCGGCGATGGCGGCGTGCACCTGGTGGACGCCGCGACGGCGCCTTACGGGCTCTACGACGAGGTGCAGATCGTGGGGCTCGTGGACGGCGACTGGCCGGAGCGCGAACGCCGCAGCATCTTCTATCCGCCGTTCCTCCTCCACGCGCTCGGCTGGCCCGACGAGCGGCAGCGGCTCGAAGGCGCGCGGGCGGCCTTCCTGGATCTCCTGGCGCTGGCGCGCGACCGCTTCGCCCTGTCCACCATCAGGCTGGAGGACGACGCGGTCGTCGAGCCCTCGGCGTTCCTCCACGAAGTGCGCGCCCTCGCGCCGCCCCGGCAGGTCGCGGCGGACGGCGGGCCGGTGCGCATCTTCCCCTGGGAGGCGCTGGCCCTTGAGCCCCCCGTCCCCGAGGCGTTCGAGGGCGAGGCGCGCGAGTGGGCGGCCCTGCGTCTTTCGAGGACGCCGGCGGCCGACCCGCGCTTCCACGGTGAGTCCGGCCCGTGGCTGCTCCCGCGGATCTCGGTCAGCCGGCTCGAGCGGTACCTCGACTGCCCGTTCAAGTTCTACGCGTCGCAGGTCCTGGGGCTCGCCGAACCTCCGGCCGACGAGGACGGCCCGACCCCGCTCGAGCGCGGGCTGTTCCTGCACGAGCTCTTCGAGCGCTTCTTCGCGGCGTGGAAGGCCGCCGGGCACGGCGCCATCACGGTGGAGACGCTGGACGACGCCCGGCGCCTGTTCGGCGAGGTGGCCGGCCGCGCGCTGGACACGCTGCCCGAGGGCGAAGCCGCCATCGAGCGTCTTCGTCTGTTCGGGACGCCGGGCGCGCCAGGCATCGCGCGGCGCGTGCTGACGATGGACGTGGAGCGCGGCGGCGCGGTCGTGGATCGGCTGCTCGAGTACGCCATCGAGGGCGCCTTCACGTTCGAGGCCGCCGACGGCCGCGCGCGCACGCTGACCTTGCGCGGCAAGGTGGATCGGATCGACCTCCTCGGCGACGGCACCTTCCACCTCATCGACTACAAGACGCGCGGCGTGCCCGATCCGAAGCGCGCGCTCCAGCTCCCGATCTACTCCGTGTGCGTCGCAGCCCGGCTGCAGGGCCATGCCGGCCGCGGATGGCAGCCCGGCGACGCCCGCTACCTGTCCTACGAGGGGCCCGAGGCCGTCGTGCCGCTCACGAAGAAGCCCTCGGAGCTGCCGGCCCGGCTCGTCGAGGCCCAGGGCCGGCTGCTCGACGTGCTCGACGACATCGGCGCCGGCCACTTCCCGCCGCGGCCCGTCGAACGCTCGCTGTGCGGCTACTGCGCGTTCGCCGCCGTGTGCCGGAAGGACTACGTCGGCGAGCCCGCGCCACCCGCGCCGGAGCCCGACGCGCCTGGGGAGGCCGGCGATGCCTGA
- a CDS encoding asparaginase encodes MRFRVFPALVLCLLVSRPAAAQTALPHVHLVATGGTISNKDGGRLTAEELAESMPGLDRVARLTYEQFANVASSQLTLDQWLRLSRHVNELFAGDAALAGVVVTSGTDTLEETAFFLHLTVHDPRPVVVVGSMRNPSTLGYEGAANLLEAVRVAAEPSARGKGALVVLNDEINSARDVTKTDALRLQTFRSPTHGVLGIVDRDRVTFFRELLQRHTAKSEFDLAGVTALPRVDVVMVYQGATGDVIKALVDLGAKGLVVAGAGAGATSGDQNEGLDYAASKGVFIVTATRTGAGRIAPQRGQGNPSLTPAQQRRRAFTVSAEDHTPIKARILLMLALTKTSDRDEIQRIFSEY; translated from the coding sequence ATGCGCTTCCGCGTCTTCCCGGCTCTCGTCCTGTGTCTGCTCGTGTCGCGTCCCGCGGCGGCGCAGACGGCCCTGCCGCACGTCCACCTGGTGGCCACGGGCGGCACGATCTCGAACAAGGACGGCGGCCGGCTGACGGCCGAGGAGCTGGCGGAGTCGATGCCGGGCCTCGACCGCGTGGCGCGGCTCACCTACGAACAGTTCGCCAACGTCGCCAGCAGCCAGCTGACGCTCGACCAGTGGCTGCGCCTCTCGCGCCACGTGAACGAGCTCTTCGCGGGCGATGCGGCACTGGCCGGCGTCGTCGTGACGAGCGGCACCGACACGCTGGAGGAGACGGCGTTCTTCCTGCACCTGACGGTCCACGACCCGCGGCCCGTGGTGGTCGTTGGCTCCATGCGCAACCCGAGTACGCTCGGCTACGAAGGCGCCGCCAACCTGCTCGAGGCGGTGCGCGTGGCGGCCGAGCCGTCGGCGCGCGGCAAGGGCGCGCTCGTGGTGCTGAACGACGAGATCAACTCGGCGCGCGACGTCACGAAGACCGACGCGCTGCGGCTCCAGACGTTCCGCAGTCCCACGCACGGCGTGCTGGGCATCGTGGACCGCGACCGCGTGACGTTCTTCCGCGAGCTCCTGCAGCGGCACACGGCGAAGAGCGAGTTCGACCTGGCGGGCGTGACGGCGCTGCCGCGCGTGGACGTCGTGATGGTGTACCAGGGCGCCACGGGCGACGTCATCAAGGCGCTGGTGGACCTGGGGGCCAAGGGCCTCGTCGTGGCGGGCGCCGGGGCCGGAGCCACGAGCGGCGACCAGAACGAAGGGCTCGACTACGCCGCCTCGAAGGGCGTGTTCATCGTGACCGCCACGCGCACGGGCGCGGGACGCATCGCGCCGCAGCGGGGCCAGGGCAACCCGTCACTGACCCCCGCCCAGCAGCGCCGCCGCGCGTTCACCGTCTCGGCCGAGGACCACACCCCGATCAAGGCCCGGATTCTCCTGATGCTGGCGCTCACCAAGACCAGCGATCGCGACGAGATCCAGCGGATCTTCAGCGAGTACTGA
- a CDS encoding PIN domain-containing protein yields the protein MTSGTSDRTFVDTNVLIYAHDVDAARKHEIAKELLRTLWVERAGMLSTQVLQEFYVNATRKIRKPLTKPEARSVVDTYAPWCVDGITTNDLTSAFKIEDQARIGFWDALIIAVASRAGAARVVSEDLNDRQSIAGLAIHNPFKDKPQPKPRR from the coding sequence GTGACGAGTGGCACGAGCGATAGAACGTTCGTTGATACGAACGTTCTGATCTACGCGCATGACGTCGACGCTGCGCGCAAGCACGAGATTGCGAAGGAGCTGCTTCGTACGCTGTGGGTTGAGCGCGCTGGGATGCTCAGCACCCAGGTGCTGCAGGAGTTCTACGTCAATGCCACGCGCAAGATCCGGAAGCCGCTGACGAAGCCCGAGGCAAGGAGTGTTGTCGACACGTACGCGCCCTGGTGCGTTGACGGCATCACCACGAACGATCTCACGTCTGCCTTCAAGATCGAGGATCAGGCGCGCATCGGATTCTGGGACGCCTTGATCATCGCCGTCGCCTCTCGGGCCGGAGCGGCTCGTGTTGTGTCTGAGGACCTGAACGACCGACAGTCCATTGCCGGTCTCGCGATCCACAACCCCTTCAAGGACAAGCCACAACCGAAGCCACGGCGTTGA